GGGTCATGGCGCAGGCGCGCGGCCTGCCCTGGCCTGTAGCCGCTTTCGAGCGCGAATACCGCCTGTGGGCGGCGACGCCACTGGCCGCGCTGATGCTCGCCTGGTTCTGGCTGGCCAATGCCAATAGCGCTGGCGACAGTGATCCGCTGCCTTACCTGCCGCTGTTCAATCCACTGGAGCTGGGCTTGCTGCTGAGCCTGGGGGCGTTGTCCGTCTGGGCGCGCGATGCGCTACCGCGCCTTGGCCTGGAGCCGGCCCGGACGCTGCTGATTGTCCAGGGGATGGCGGGACTGTCGCTGTTCGCCCTGCTGACGGTGATGGTGATGCGTAGCGCGCACCACTGGGGCGGCGTGCCCTGGCAGACTTCGGCGCTGTTCGATTCGATGCTGGTGCAGGCGGGCTGGTCCATCGTCTGGACGTTGATCGCCCTGGCGCTGATGCTCTTCGGCCATCTGCGCGTACGCCGCGAACTGTGGCTGGTCGGTGCCGCGCTGATCGCCCTGGTGGTGGCTAAGCTGTTCTTCGTCGAGCTGGGTAACCGGGGGGGCCTGGAGCGCATCGTGTCGTTCATCGGCGTTGGGGTGCTGTTGCTGGTGGTGGGCTATTTCGCCCCGTTGCCGCCGCGCAAGGCCGAAGCGTCGGCTGCTGACGAACAGGAGTCCACCGTATGAAGTTCATCCATTGCTGCCTGCTCCTGGGCCTGTCGTTGTCTGCGCAGGTTCAGGCTGGCGAGACGCTGCAGGACTATCGGCACAGTGCGGCCCTGCAGCTCAGCGGCGAGGGCCCCTGGTATCGTCTGGAGTTGCCCTTCGCCGCTCACCTTGCTGCCGGGCATGGCGATTTGCGTGATCTGCGCGTATTCGACAGCAACGGCCAGATGCAGGCCTATGCGCTGATTCCGGGGCGCAGCGAGACCGTGCAGCAGGAACAGGAGCATGGCGTGCGCTGGTTTCCGTTGCGAGGCCGCGCCGATGCTCAGGAAATACCCGCGCTGCGCGTCGAGCGCAGCACCACGGGTACGCTGATCGAACTACGCGGTGATGCGCCGGCCGCAAGCGGGCAGCAACTGCGCGGCTGGCTGCTCGATGCCAGTGCCATCGATGCGCCGCTGGTACGCCTGAGTCTGGACTGGAGTGGTGCCGAAGACGGATTTCAGCGCTTCAGCATCGAGGCCAGTGACGATCTTCAGCACTGGCGCAGTTGGGGAGAAGGGCAGGTGGCCCGCCTGAGTTTCGCCGATGAGCGCATCGATCAGCGTCAGGTCGAGTTGCCCGGTCAGCGCGCCCGTTATCTGCGTCTGCTGTGGCACAACCCGCCTCAGGCGCCGCAACTGCAGGCCGTTACCCTGCGCAGTCAACGGCAGGCTCAGCAGGCTGCGCCGCTGGTGTGGTCCGAACCCATGCCGGCGCAGACCAATGCCGAAGGGCTGTATCAGTGGCAGTTACCGCTGGCCCTGCCTCTGGAACGGCTGCGTATCGCGCTGGAGCATAGCAATACCCTGGCGCCACTGCGTATCGAGGCGCGTAGCAGCGATCAGGGCACCTGGCGTCCGTTGGTCAGTGGAGTGCTCTATCGCTTGCCCGAAGCCGGGCGCGAAGTCGTCAACGATGCATTGGCCCTGCCCGGTTGGCCGCTGCAACAACTGCGTGCGCAAGTCGATGCCCGTGGCGGCGGCCTGGGCGGGCAGGCACCACGCCTGCAGGTCGCATTGCGCGCCACGCAACTGGTCTTTCTCGGTCGTGGCGAGCCGCCCTATCGGCTGGCGCTGGGCAACCCGAGTGCGCAGTCGGCAGCATTGCCGCTGCACACCCTGATCCCCGGTTATCAGCCGGCGCGACTGGTCAGCCTTGGTCGTGCCGAGTGGGTCGAGCCGCTGGCCGTTGCACTCGAATCTCCGGTTGGCGCCGGCCGCGACTGGCAGCGCTGGGGACTCTGGGCTGTACTGTTGTTGGGTGTCGGCTTGTTGGCCCTGATGGCGGCCAGTTTGCTGCGTCGCCCGCCAGTTGCCTGAGACGCGACATGGAACCATAAAGCCCTGCTGCGCAGGCTGTGTGAAAACGCCCTGACCGTAGGCAAATCCAACGCCCCGACTGGTTCGGGGCGTTGGCGTTTTTGATGTTTGGAAATGGAAGACGGGATTTATCCCAACAGTTCGATCAACCGACGGGCACCCAGCACATTGATGGCTCGTTTCAGGTTGTAGGCGTTGACCGCCAGGGCCATTTCCGTCCGCGCTCCCCGCAGTTGTCGGAGCAGGAAGCGACCATTACCCAAAATCCACTGCTTCAGATTACCGAAGGGATGTTCGACGATGGATCGGCGCCTGACCATCATCTCTGGATGCGCCTGCATCCGCTGATGCATGCGCTCGAATGCGGCTTCATGGACATGCCGAGTCACGTATCGGCGCTTGGCCTTGGTGCAGCGTGATTTCAATGGACAGCCCTCGCAGTCACCTTGCCTGGCATAGATACGTTGTAGGCCACTGACCTGTTTGAGTGTTAGCCACTGGCTCGCAGGGCATTGGTACTGGTCGTTTTTTGCGTCGTAGGTGAAGGCGCTGCGATCGAATAGCGGCGTGTCGTCGCCCTTGTTATTGATGCCTCGATTCTCCGGCACATAAGCCGTAATCCCAGCATCATCACAGGCTTGAAACTGCTCACCATTGGAGTAGCCGGCATCGGCTGTAACCGTCAGCTCTTCCTGTTCTAGGATCGCCTGGGCGGCCTTGGCCATCGGTTCCAGTTGCTGGTTATCGCAACCGTCCTGAGTGACGGCATGATGCAGGATCAGCCCATGCTCGCCATCTACCGCGCTTTGCACGTTATAAGCCACGCGAGCCCCCTGGTGGGTACGCATCATGCGGGCCTCATCCTCACCCATGACGAACTGATCCAGCCCCTGTACCTCCATCAACGCCTGGGCTGTCAGGTTATCGGCATGTCGACTCTTCAGGTGCTGCAGCGCAGCCTTGACCGCACTGCGATCAACCCCTTCAGTCGCCTCACTGCGGTCAGCCTCGTCCAGTTCTGCCAGATAACGGCTTATCTGCGCCTCCAGTTTGGCTTGTTAGCGCTTGAGCTTCGTCAGGCTCAGATGCTTGCGTTGCGACGCAACCGCCTGAAACTTACTGCCATCGATGGCCACGAGTTGCCCACTGATCAGTCCCACCTGGCGACAGAACTGGACGAAGGTGCGGCAGGTCGCTTGAAAAGCAGCACTGTTGTCCTTGCGAAAATCGGCAATGGTCTTGAAATCCGGCGCCAATCGGCCCAGCAGCCACATCACCTCGACATTGCGCTGGCACTCGGCTTCCAGGCGCCGGGAGGAGCGGATGCGCTGGAAGTAACCGTATAGATAAAGCTTGAGTAGATCCGCCGGATCATAGCCAGGACGTCCGGTCTTGAGCGGCTCGGCCTTGCTGAAACCCAGAGCCTGCAGATCCAGACGAGCGACATAGGCCTCGATCACCCGTACCAGATGATCCTCCGGTACCAGCTCCTCCAATGTGGGAGGAAACAGGCTGCTTTGCTGACGACCTTCGCCCTTGATGTAGCCCATAAACAACAATGCCCCTATCGACCGATAGAGGCATTGTCTTCACCTTGCACTCAGACTGCTAGGTTTTCACACAGTCTGTGCGGCAGGGCTTTTGCAGTATCTTAAGCACCCCGCGCCAGTCCAGCATTGAAGGTCAGGAAGGCCCTTGCGTATTTCGATTCGCGTCATCGCCCCGTCATCCCATGTCGGCTGCTTGCGCGGCTTACGTGCCGCCTTGCCGCTGTGCAGGTGTGGCTGATGCAAGCCTGCCTGGCTT
This region of Pseudomonas wenzhouensis genomic DNA includes:
- a CDS encoding DUF3999 domain-containing protein, whose amino-acid sequence is MKFIHCCLLLGLSLSAQVQAGETLQDYRHSAALQLSGEGPWYRLELPFAAHLAAGHGDLRDLRVFDSNGQMQAYALIPGRSETVQQEQEHGVRWFPLRGRADAQEIPALRVERSTTGTLIELRGDAPAASGQQLRGWLLDASAIDAPLVRLSLDWSGAEDGFQRFSIEASDDLQHWRSWGEGQVARLSFADERIDQRQVELPGQRARYLRLLWHNPPQAPQLQAVTLRSQRQAQQAAPLVWSEPMPAQTNAEGLYQWQLPLALPLERLRIALEHSNTLAPLRIEARSSDQGTWRPLVSGVLYRLPEAGREVVNDALALPGWPLQQLRAQVDARGGGLGGQAPRLQVALRATQLVFLGRGEPPYRLALGNPSAQSAALPLHTLIPGYQPARLVSLGRAEWVEPLAVALESPVGAGRDWQRWGLWAVLLLGVGLLALMAASLLRRPPVA